A single genomic interval of Rhododendron vialii isolate Sample 1 chromosome 3a, ASM3025357v1 harbors:
- the LOC131320081 gene encoding 1-aminocyclopropane-1-carboxylate oxidase 1 — MEVPLIDFEKLDGEKRSETMALLHQACEKGGFFQIENHGIDKDLMDKVKQLVNRHYEENMKESFYESEIAKGLEKKSITSCADWESTFFIWHRPNSNVNEIPNLSDDLCNTMDAYINQLIKLAEKLSELMCENLGLEKDYIKEAFSGSKCPSVGTKVAKYPQCPHPELVRGLREHTDAGGIILLLQDDQVPGLQFHKDGKWVEIPPSKNNSLFVNTGDQLEVVTNGRYKSTLHRVIADKNGSRISIATFYNPAGEAIISPAPKLLYPNHFRFQDYLNLYGSTKFADKGPRFESMKKMLNGHPSLLV, encoded by the exons ATGGAGGTCCCTCTGATAGACTTTGAGAAGCTTGATGGTGAGAAGAGAAGTGAAACCATggcacttctccaccaagcttGCGAAAAGGGGGGCTTCTTCCAG ATTGAGAACCATGGAATTGACAAAGACTTGATGGACAAAGTCAAGCAGTTGGTGAACCGGCATTATGAGGAGAATATGAAGGAAAGCTTCTATGAGTCAGAGATAGCCAAAGGGTTGGAGAAGAAGAGCATTACCTCTTGTGCAGACTGGGAAAGCACCTTTTTCATTTGGCATCGTCCGAATTCCAACGTCAATGAGATTCCAAACCTCTCAGATGATCTCTG CAATACGATGGATGCTTATATCAATCAACTTATCAAGCTAGCAGAGAAACTGTCAGAGCTCATGTGTGAGAATCTTGGTTTGGAGAAAGACTACATAAAGGAAGCATTTTCAGGAAGCAAATGTCCTTCTGTAGGAACCAAAGTGGCGAAATACCCCCAGTGTCCTCACCCTGAACTTGTTAGAGGACTCCGCGAGCATACGGATGCAGGCGGGATCATTCTCTTGCTCCAAGATGATCAAGTCCCCGGTCTCCAATTCCATAAAGACGGAAAATGGGTAGAAATTCCACCTTCTAAGAATAACAGCCTCTTTGTCAACACAGGTGATCAATTGGAAGTGGTAACTAACGGAAGGTACAAGAGTACTTTGCACCGTGTAATCGCAGACAAGAACGGGAGCAGAATCTCTATTGCCACCTTCTACAATCCTGCGGGAGAAGCCATCATTTCTCCAGCTCCCAAACTCTTATACCCCAACCACTTCCGCTTTCAAGATTATCTGAACCTTTATGGTTCAACTAAGTTTGCAGACAAGGGTCCCAGATTTGAATCCATGAAGAAAATGTTGAATGGGCACCCGAGTCTTCTTGTTTGA